The Halomonas sp. THAF5a genome segment CGTAGCCGTCCATCAGCCCCCTCGGTCTCCGGCGCCGTACTCTTCGTCTCGCTCCACTGCTTGCGCAATCTGCAGTGACTGCTGGTTCACGCGGACCACTATCTTGCACTTGTCGGGATCGATTCCGAGGAAGGTCTCGCTGTAGACGGTGTCGAGCAGGGCGTTGCGCACGATGCCTGGAATCTTCTCAAGCACTTGGTTCATGACGCAGTTTGGTGGGAAAGCCGATCTCACCGGCACCAGATGGGAGCGATCAGGGGCTCTCAGGCGACCCGGGCCATCGGCTCGATCTCGAAGTAGCGATCCAGGATTACGTCGGAGATGGGATTGACGAGCTTATTGGGATGGCCGTCGCAGACGGATTCTGAGTGGCGGGTCATGAGCAGTCCCCCTTGCGTTGGTGCGCCAATGCCTCCAACTCGGCGGTGCCTCCTTTCACTCGGCAGTAGCCGCAACCAAACTGATCAGACCTGCTGCTGACCATCAGTCGGTGGCTCTTTCCGGGGCAGTCGGCGTACCAGGTGGAAGGCGATCGGCCGGCGGGCTCGGGCCGCAGGCCCAGCCTGCGGGCCAACACGAGGATCGGTGCCTGGGACTGCACTTCGGCCTCCTGGCGGTTGCGCTCGATTTCGG includes the following:
- a CDS encoding S-adenosylmethionine synthetase N-terminal domain-containing protein, translating into MTRHSESVCDGHPNKLVNPISDVILDRYFEIEPMARVA